The Planctomycetia bacterium DNA segment CCGAGTTTCTTCCGTCGGAGAATGCCATCCGTACTCGCGACGGCACGACAATCACCTACGACTGGCTGATTGTCGCCGCAGGGCTGCAACTCAACTGGGATGCCATCCCAGGCCTCAAGGAATCGGTCGGCAAGCAGGGCGTGTGCAGCAACTATTCCTATGCCACAGTGGATTCTACCTGGGAGGCAATTCGCAACTTTAAGGGCGGAAATGCGGTCTTCACGCATCCGCTGGGCGCAGTCAAGTGCGGCGGCGCTCCGCAGAAAATCATGTATCTGGCGGATGATTGGTTTCGGAAAGCCGGGGTGCGCGACAAGTCGCAAGTGATCTTCGCCTCAGCGCAGCCCAACATCTTCGCAGTGGAGCCCTACCGTTCGACACTGGAACGGGTTGTCGCGCGCAAGGAGATCAATTGCCGTTTCCAGCACGAACTGATCGAGATTCGGCCACCAGTCAAGGAAGCGGTGTTCAGGCGATTGGACACCGGAGAGTTGGTGACGATTCCTTACGACTTGCTGCATGTGACGCCGCCGATGGGGCCGCCGCAGTTCATCGCCAAGAGTCCTCTGGCCGACCACGAAGGCTGGGTCGAGGTGGACAATTACACGCTGCAACACCTGCGGTTCGCGAATGTCTTCGCGCTGGGCGATTGCAGCAGCTTGCCCACTTCGAAGACGGGCGCCGCCATTCGCAAGCAAGCCCCGGTGGTCGTGCGGAATTTGTTAGCAGCGATGCAGGGCCAGCCGTTGCCCAGCAAGTACGACGGCTACACCTCCTGCCCCCTGGTGACCGGGTATCGGAAAATGGTCCTGGCTGAATTTGATTACAACAAGATTCCGCAGGAATCATTTCCCATCGATCAATCACGCGAGCGGTGGAGCATGTGGATTCTCAAGCGTTATCTACTCCCGATCATGTACTGGCATGGCTTGCTCAAGGGACGCATGTAACGCTTTCCTGACGGCCTCTGCAATTCACGTCGCCTTCTGCATAAGGACTTCCGAACATGATGAAATCTTCTCTCATCCCCGCAGTCTTACTTCTGTTTTTGGTCGCAGACCATGACTTGGCGGCCCAGGAGCAAAGCGTGAAACCGGGAATCAACGATTCCTTTCGCGACCCGGACGTACAAGAGTTCGCCGGTCGCTTCGAAGTGGAGAGTCGTGAAGTGTTCGCGCGGCGCAAGGAGATCGTAGCCGCCTGCCGGATTCAGCCAGGACAGACGATCGCCGACATCGGTGCCGGCACCGGCTTGTTCACGCGGATGTTTTCCGATGCGGTGGGGAAGGAAGGCCGCGTCATCGCGATCGACATCTCGCAGAAGTTTCTCGATCATATCGCCGACGCCAGTCGCGAAGCGAAGCAGCACAACGTCGAGACGCTGCTTTGTACGGCAGACTCCACCGAATTGCCGCCCAACTCAGTGGATCTCACGTTTATTTGCGACACCTATCATCACTTCGAGTTTCCGTCCAAGACAATGGCGTCCTTGCATCGCGCCCTGAAGCCTGGAGGACGCCTCGTGGTCGTCGATTTTCAGCGGATCGAAGGGACGAGTACCGAATGGATTTTGAATCACGTCCGTGCCGGCCAAGATGTCGTTGAAGCCGAGATCGTCCACTCCGGATTCGAAAAAGTGGACGAAGAAAAGGAGCTGTTGAAAGAGAACTATCTGGTCGTGTTCGAAAAGCCAAAGGCGCCCGCGACTTCGCAACGCCGTGGCGGACGTGGCCCGGGCGCGGCGATGCGAGCAGATCAACAGGTGTTTCACTACCTGCTCGAACACCATGGGGACATTCGGCGAACCGTCAAGCAGCTCGACAACGGCGTGGAAACGCTTACCGAATCCGACAACCCAGAAGTGGCCGCGAAAATCCAGGAACATGTCGCATCGATGCATCGTCGTGTCAAAGATGGACGTGGACTGCGTTATTGGGATGATTTATTCTCAGCCATCTTCAAGGACTATGAACACATTCAGATGACCGTGCAGAACACAGACCACGGCGTGCAGGTCACAGAGATGTCGGAAGATACTCGCGTCGTGCGATTGATCCAGGCCCATGCGGAAGTCGTCAGTCGATTCGTGGCGCATGGATTTGACGAGGCCCACAAAAATCATCCCGTGCCACAGTCAGATGCTGCGCAGAACGAGTGAGCCCATCCGATCATTGCCGGTTAGGGCGGAATCTTGAGACCGCGGTTCCCCACGAGTATCAACAAGTTCGACAGAGCGACGCCATGTTAACCTTCGTGCATTACACCGGCGGTGAGAGTCGATCCTTGCAGGTAGTTGTTGGTCCGCCGGGAGTGTTGCAGTTCAAGTTCAAGGTGTATTCCGACTAACGGTGGAGTGGCCGCCTTGCTGGGGAGCGTCCTGGCCCGACTCATCTCTTAGATTTGGAACACTCGCCGTTCGACCGGGTTCCCGAAATCGGTCCACCGGTGCAGACGGGCGATCGTCGCAGCGAGCTTGCGCACCGGTTCCGCACCAATCTGCGCGATCGACATGGTAGAGTAATGTCGCGTCGGGCAATGATGCTCGTCAGTCTGCCAAAACAGTGCTGAGTGGTAAGGCTCAGTGCGCCTTTTCCGTAGCGCCTCCTATGAATCAGTGCCGTTCGGTGGTCGACTGATGTCAAATCTGATGGGAATCTGGACTAGCCGAGTCGGCTTTGTCCGCGTTCACTTCGCAATGCTGGGCGCCCTGCGAGCCGCGACCCGACCTAAGCGACACAATCCCTTCGCTCCGGTTTCAAGTGCGGCGTCGTCGCAAGTGTTCGCATCCTCGCTTCACCAACGACTGAAGGAGCCTCGGTCATGAACCTACTGATTGTGGGTGGCGTTGCGGGTGGAGCTTCTGCCGCCGCGCGTGCTCGGAGGCTCTCCGAAGACGCTCAGATCATACTGTTTGAACGGGGGCCCGATGTATCGTTCGCCAACTGCGGGCTGCCGTACTATCTCGGTGGCGAGATCACGGCGAGAGCGAAGTTGCTTATTACCAAGCCCGAGCAACTTCGCGACCGATTTAGGCTCGACGTGCGGACCCTGTCGTCAGTCGAAGCCATCGACCGGCGCGCGAAAACCGTTCGGGTGCGGGAACTCACTTCGGGACGAGAATACGAGGAACCCTACGACAAGCTAATTCTCGCCACTGGGGCTTCTCCCGTGCGTCCCGCGATTCCGGGCATCGACTTGCCCGGCGTGTTTACGCTGCGAAACTTGCA contains these protein-coding regions:
- a CDS encoding FAD/NAD(P)-binding oxidoreductase; its protein translation is MPDTVHHQIVIVGGGTAGIMVAAQLTRSWFNRRDVALIEPSDKHYYQPLWTLVGAGVAPKEVTERAERSVIPPGVTWIRDAVTEFLPSENAIRTRDGTTITYDWLIVAAGLQLNWDAIPGLKESVGKQGVCSNYSYATVDSTWEAIRNFKGGNAVFTHPLGAVKCGGAPQKIMYLADDWFRKAGVRDKSQVIFASAQPNIFAVEPYRSTLERVVARKEINCRFQHELIEIRPPVKEAVFRRLDTGELVTIPYDLLHVTPPMGPPQFIAKSPLADHEGWVEVDNYTLQHLRFANVFALGDCSSLPTSKTGAAIRKQAPVVVRNLLAAMQGQPLPSKYDGYTSCPLVTGYRKMVLAEFDYNKIPQESFPIDQSRERWSMWILKRYLLPIMYWHGLLKGRM
- a CDS encoding methyltransferase domain-containing protein, with the translated sequence MMKSSLIPAVLLLFLVADHDLAAQEQSVKPGINDSFRDPDVQEFAGRFEVESREVFARRKEIVAACRIQPGQTIADIGAGTGLFTRMFSDAVGKEGRVIAIDISQKFLDHIADASREAKQHNVETLLCTADSTELPPNSVDLTFICDTYHHFEFPSKTMASLHRALKPGGRLVVVDFQRIEGTSTEWILNHVRAGQDVVEAEIVHSGFEKVDEEKELLKENYLVVFEKPKAPATSQRRGGRGPGAAMRADQQVFHYLLEHHGDIRRTVKQLDNGVETLTESDNPEVAAKIQEHVASMHRRVKDGRGLRYWDDLFSAIFKDYEHIQMTVQNTDHGVQVTEMSEDTRVVRLIQAHAEVVSRFVAHGFDEAHKNHPVPQSDAAQNE